One Zootoca vivipara chromosome 9, rZooViv1.1, whole genome shotgun sequence DNA window includes the following coding sequences:
- the LOC118079158 gene encoding uncharacterized protein LOC118079158 → MAERQEGAQPPTEAQSKRVIKGPSQALRSPPAVSSAGRVQAFLASIAGDAQALASFGSGLDALMQQTTMASASMSGAPSASTSAAASTTFTTVAQVHAPAQSEVPPRETAASPSVIPESPPELSSSDEDNVVHPSGVITTSTRVGPAVLLSSPPSVASKKKVPQARGPTKRQAKKKGVSGSGGAVQAAALPAPVSSLVVSPQVALPLEGQDLSSTSSAEDALPVPDKTSLGGKRRHKKRSKKRAKRRKDDTLATSSTEWLNRYPNAGAAAYLRDGFSFGFRIPVASRPVARNPLNQKSVREMSGVARRKIDKEIALNRIAGPFEAPPFPNLHLSPLGIVPKKAPGEFRLIHNLSHPKGSSVNDMIPPELCSVKYASLDQAVEVVRKFGPGALLAKCDIESAFRLLPIHPSDFWLLGFQFEGAFYFDKAMPMGCSVACAAFESFSTFLEWALRFRTGLEGVTHYLDDFLLSGASNTGDCVALLQAFAALTKELGVPLAGEKTEGPTTRLTYLGILLDTVAQTSSLPPEKIVKLKGVIEEVLSVKKVTLRQLQSLLGHLNFACRVVAPGRPFCARLNKRTVGLRSPHQHVRLHQGEKADLRMWLEFLNDFNGVSLWQDVLTLHNDFQVNSDAAGSLGFGLFWNGRWCAQRWPPAWQGTAITRDLTFLEFFPIVVAVHLWVEDFRDHRICFWSDNHAVVDVLAKQSSRSPRVSALLRAFVLQCLRFNIAFTARFIPGLSNDIADALSRFQMERFWSLVPDAQTQPEYFPERLWNLGSS, encoded by the exons ATGGCTGAGAGACAGGAGGGCGCACAGCCACCCACGGAGGCGCAATCCAAGAGGGTCATTAAGGGTCCTTCACAGGCCCTTCGCTCTCCTCCTGCGGTGTCGTCGGCAGGTCGCGTGCAGGCCTTTTTAGCCAGCATTGCGGGTGATGCTCAGGCCTTGGCCAGTTTTGGCTCCGGCTTGGACGCACTCATGCAACAGACCACTATGGCTTCAGCTTCAATGTCAGGCGCACCATCGGCTTCCACCTCAGCTGCAGCTTCCACTACCTTTACGACGGTGGCACAGGTCCACGCCCCGGCCCAGTCAGAGGTGCCGCCTAGGGAGAcggctgcctccccctcagtaATTCCAGAATCCCCTCCCGAATTGTCCTCTTCCGATGAGGACAATGTTGTACACCCTTCAGGGGTGATAACAACATCCACTCGGGTTGGTCCTGCGGTACTTCTTTCGTCCCCCCCATCAGTCGCTAGCAAGAAGAAGGTGCCGCAGGCCCGCGGGCCTACCAAAAGGCAGGCCAAAAAGAAGGGTGTCTCGGGGTCAGGGGGGGCCGTGCAAGCTGCGGCGTTGCCCGCTCCCGTTTCCTCTCTTGTTGTCTCTCCTCAGGTGGCGCTTCCGCTAGAGGGGCAGGACCTATCCTCCACGTCTTCGGCCGAGGACGCGTTGCCTGTGCCGGATAAGACCTCGCTCGGCGGGAAGCGTCGTCATAAGAAGAGGTCTAAGAAGCGAGCTAAGCGTCGCAAGGACGACACTTTGGCGACCTCTTCGACAG AATGGTTGAATCGCTATCCCAATGCCGGAGCGGCGGCTTACCTGAGGGACGGTTTCTCTTTTGGATTTCGGATTCCAGTGGCATCGCGTCCCGTTGCGCGGAATCCTTTGAACCAGAAGTCGGTGAGGGAGATGTCGGGGGTGGCAAGGAGGAAGATCGATAAGGAAATTGCCCTTAATCGCATAGCCGGTCCCTTTGAGGCCCCTCCTTTCCCCAACCTGCATCTCTCTCCCCTAGGCATCGTTCCCAAAAAAGCTCCGGGGGAATTTCGCTTGATTCATAATTTATCGCACCCTAAAGGGTCCTCAGTTAACGATATGATTCCCCCTGAGCTTTGTTCGGTAAAGTACGCCTCTCTGGACCAGGCGGTTGAAGTAGTGCGAAAATTTGGCCCCGGGGCATTGCTTGCAAAATGCGACATCGAATCAGCTTTTCGCCTCCTTCCCATCCACCCTAGTGATTTTTGGCTTTTGGGCTTTCAGTTTGAAGGCGCCTTTTATTTTGATAAGGCTATGCCAATGGGCTGCTCAGTAGCCTGCGCTGCCTTCGAAAGTTTTAGCACATTCTTGGAGTGGGCCCTCCGTTTTAGGACCGGTTTGGAGGGGGTCACGCATTATCTCGATGATTTTTTATTATCGGGCGCTTCTAACACGGGCGATTGTGTGGCCCTGTTGCAGGCTTTTGCTGCCCTCACGAAAGAATTGGGTGTCCCCCTGGCCGGTGAAAAAACGGAGGGTCCCACTACTAGGCTAACCTATTTGGGTATCCTATTGGATACCGTGGCCCAGACTTCATCACTGCCTCCGGAGAAGATTGTTAAATTGAAGGGCGTCATCGAGGAGGTTTTATCAGTTAAAAAAGTCACTTTGCGACAATTACAGTCTTTGCTTGGCCATCTTAACTTCGCGTGCAGAGTTGTGGCGCCTGGGCGCCCTTTCTGCGCGCGTTTGAACAAACGCACAGTGGGTCTTCGCTCCCCGCATCAGCATGTGCGTTTGCACCAGGGCGAGAAGGCCGATCTTAGGATGTGGCTtgagtttttgaatgattttaacGGGGTGTCCTTGTGGCAGGATGTCTTGACCCTGCACAACGACTTTCAAGTTAATTCTGATGCGGCTGGGTCCTTAGGTTTCGGTTTattttggaatggcaggtggtgcgctCAGCGCTGGCCTCCTGCGTGGCAGGGGACGGCCATCACGCGGGACTTAACTTTCCTTGAGTTTTTTCCGATAGTTGTGGCTGTTCACCTGTGGGTCGAGGACTTCAGAGACCATCGCATTTGCTTTTGGTCAGATAATCATGCTGTTGTTGACGTCCTTGCAAAACAATCTTCAAGGTCCCCTCGGGTATCTGCCCTTCTCAGGGCTTTCGTTTTACAATGTTTACGTTTCAATATAGCTTTTACAGCGCGTTTTATTCCGGGACTGTCTAATGATATTGCTGATGCTTTGTCCCGTTTCCAGATGGAGCGATTTTGGTCCCTGGTTCCGGACGCCCAGACGCAGCCGGAATATTTCCCGGAAAGGCTGTGGAACCTTGGGAGCTCCTAG